One part of the Populus alba chromosome 18, ASM523922v2, whole genome shotgun sequence genome encodes these proteins:
- the LOC118034247 gene encoding cation/H(+) antiporter 4, with product MFAIFLISHGCHFILKRYGIHILVSQIIAGVIVGTTGLGQQSDYTRIFLTVDSKQILGTLAGLGYQLFGFINGIKMDLALVRKTGKMAIYSGILSMVVPVVLGGLTGRIVIKYWNLDRLDRLSLILVMLVQSMTPFPVICSFIGDLKLTNSELGRLGLSSVLTSEMLTQVLALVAFFIGIAYKQRAKAAIESVVISVAFLLVVLYVVRPAMFWVIKQTPKGRPVKDLYTDIIIFGALASGALFNYIGLNVFLGSLVFGLAVPAGPPLASAVVEKIECIVTGVLVPLFMAMCTMGADLLKIDFDDYMLKSTAIVVFVVILAKFGAYLVPLLYFKLPKQDALALAFLISTKGIVELGSFTYMRELGILTEGMFAFLVITVLLSATISSCVVNWVYDPSRKYAGYQKRNIMHSKELRILTCIYRPDNTTIIINFIKSLCPTIQSPFSVSVLHLIKISGRASPMFISHQMQKKTVSLHSISGNVILSFKQFQQNYRDAFSVNVYTAISPPKFMHEDICTLALDELACFLVLPFHKKWLVDGSIESEDSTLRTLNCCVLERAPCSVGILIDRRNQVKSIFLESSREPSLLVVVIFFGGNDDQEALVLAKRMSQNRNINITIARFIPSTDELEINRDHSMLDSQALNYIMHDCTEHETVDYIEERVSDGLETSKTIRSMLDKYDLFIVGRRKDIQTPQTAGLDDMNEYPELGVIGSLLASMDTTEKYSVLVVKQQVAL from the exons ATGTTTGCAATATTTCTCATCAGCCATGGTTGTCATTTCATTCTTAAGCGATACGGCATCCATATCTTGGTTTCGCAGATTATT GCTGGAGTGATCGTTGGAACAACAGGCCTTGGACAACAATCAGATTACACAAGGATCTTTTTAACTGTTGACAgtaaacaaatacttggcacatTAGCTGGATTGGGTTACCAACTCTTTGGATTTATAAATGGAATTAAGATGGATTTAGCCTTGGTAAGAAAAACAGGGAAAATGGCAATCTACAGTGGTATATTATCTATGGTGGTTCCTGTAGTACTTGGTGGGTTAACTGGGAGGATAGTCATCAAGTACTGGAATCTCGACAGACTAGATAGGCTCTCACTCATCCTGGTGATGTTGGTGCAATCTATGACTCCATTTCCTGTCATCTGTAGCTTCATCGGTGACCTTAAACTGACGAATTCTGAGCTTGGCAGACTTGGACTGTCTTCAGTGCTAACCAGTGAAATGCTGACCCAGGTTCTTGCACTAGTTGCTTTCTTTATAGGCATTGCCTACAAGCAGCGAGCAAAAGCAGCTATCGAAAGCGTTGTAATATCTGTAGCCTTTCTTCTCGTAGTTTTATATGTGGTGAGGCCGGCAATGTTCTGGGTGATCAAACAAACACCCAAAGGAAGGCCTGTGAAAGATTTATACACAGACATCATCATTTTCGGTGCCTTGGCTTCTGGtgcattatttaattatattggtcTAAATGTGTTCCTTGGATCACTTGTTTTCGGATTAGCTGTACCAGCAGGGCCTCCACTTGCATCAGCTGTAGTCGAGAAGATCGAATGCATTGTCACTGGAGTGCTCGTACCTCTTTTTATGGCCATGTGCACGATGGGAGCAGATCTTCTAAAGATCGATTTTGATGACTATATGCTGAAGAGCACTGCTATCGTCGTCTTTGTAGTCATCTTGGCCAAATTCGGTGCTTACTTGGTACCTCTCTTGTATTTCAAGTTGCCAAAACAGGATGCCTTGGCACTTGCTTTCCTGATAAGTACCAAAGGAATCGTTGAGCTTGGCTCATTTACTTACATGAGAGAACTAGGG ATTCTGACAGAGGGGATGTTCGCTTTCTTGGTAATTACAGTTCTATTGTCAGCAACGATCTCATCATGCGTTGTGAACTGGGTTTATGATCCGTCAAGGAAGTATGCAGGTTATCAGAAGAGAAACATTATGCATAGCAAAGAGCTCCGCATACTAACATGCATTTACAGACCAGATAACACAACCATCatcatcaattttatcaaatcCTTGTGTCCAACTATACAGAGCCCATTTTCTGTTAGTGTACTTCACCTCATCAAGATCAGTGGCCGAGCCTCCCCTATGTTCATTTCTCACCAAATGCAGAAAAAAACGGTCTCTCTGCACTCCATCTCTGGGAATGTCATTCTCTCTTTCAAACAATTCCAACAAAATTATCGCGACGCATTTTCTGTAAATGTCTACACAGCAATCTCTCCACCCAAATTCATGCACGAGGACATATGCACACTTGCATTGGATGAACTTGCATGTTTTTTAGTGCTtccatttcataaaaaatggCTTGTTGATGGGTCTATTGAATCAGAGGACTCTACTCTAAGGACTCTAAATTGCTGTGTCCTTGAGAGAGCACCGTGCTCTGTAGGGATCCTCATTGACCGTAGGAATCAAGTAAAGTCCATTTTCTTGGAATCATCAAGAGAGCCATCCCTTCTTGTTGTTGTGATATTCTTCGGAGGCAACGATGATCAAGAAGCTCTTGTGTTAGCTAAACGCATGTCCCAGAATAGGAACATCAACATAACAATCGCTCGCTTCATTCCCTCAACTGATGAGCTCGAAATTAACCGGGATCATAGCATGCTAGATTCTCAGGCGTTGAACTATATTATGCATGACTGCACAGAGCATGAAACAGTGGATTACATTGAAGAGAGGGTAAGCGATGGCCTGGAAACTTCAAAGACAATCCGATCTATGCTAGATAAATACGACCTTTTTATTGTCGGGAGACGGAAAGATATACAAACACCACAAACAGCAGGTCTTGACGATATGAATGAATACCCAGAGCTTGGTGTCATTGGAAGCCTGCTCGCATCTATGGATACCACTGAAAAATATTCGGTCCTGGTTGTAAAGCAACAGGTAGCTTTGTAG
- the LOC118034248 gene encoding EG45-like domain containing protein has protein sequence MATATRVLFFMGLVVSLVSVASAISGTATYYNVYVPSACYGYQDQGVMIAAASDGIWANGAACGRMYKVTCQGPTNAGVPQPCKGGSVTVKIVDRCPSPGCQATIDLSQEAFSQIADLNAGKINIDYTQV, from the exons ATGGCAACTGCTACCCGTGTGCTGTTTTTTATGGGGCTTGTCGTCAGCCTGGTCTCAGTAGCTTCTGCCATTTCCGGGACTGCCACTTACTACAACGTTTATGTTC CGTCTGCATGCTATGGATACCAAGATCAGGGTGTGATGATAGCGGCTGCAAGCGATGGAATTTGGGCCAACGGTGCTGCATGCGGGAGAATGTACAAGGTGACCTGCCAAGGTCCTACAAACGCCGGTGTTCCTCAGCCCTGCAAAGGTGGCAGCGTCACTGTCAAGATTGTTGATCGATGCCCATCCCCCGGATGTCAAGCAACCATTGATCTCTCTCAAGAAGCCTTCTCTCAGATTGCTGACCTTAACGCTGGAAAAATTAACATTGATTACACCCA AGTTTGA